A section of the Leptotrichia buccalis C-1013-b genome encodes:
- a CDS encoding VWA domain-containing protein, giving the protein MDYKENIKRWRLILGKDTEEEFSSMDSEAIPSFTEEDWLMDKALDTIYNPTGQFMGGDSAGQGPSNPQISRWLGDVRTLFDKELVKIIQTDAMERCGLKQLLFEPEILDQVEPNINLASTIMLLKEQIPQKSKESVRNFIKKIVEEINKLLESDIRRAVRAALNKKQHSPIPSASSLDFKTTIRRGIKNYNRELKKIVPEHYYFFERASVNPTSKFTVILDIDQSGSMGESVIYSSVMACILASIASLKTRVVAFDTEIVDLTEKSDDPVDLLYGFQLGGGTNINKSIKYCTKYIENPKKTIFFLISDLIEGRNRGEMLRRLQEMKDSGVIVVCLLAISGDGKPYYDSQMSGKIASLGIPCFACNPEKLPLLLERVLKNMDLSSFEKEFEKKK; this is encoded by the coding sequence ATGGACTATAAAGAAAATATAAAACGTTGGCGATTGATTCTTGGAAAAGATACAGAAGAAGAATTTTCGTCTATGGATTCAGAAGCTATTCCAAGTTTTACAGAGGAAGATTGGTTGATGGATAAGGCATTGGATACGATTTATAATCCGACAGGACAATTTATGGGTGGAGATTCTGCTGGGCAAGGTCCGTCTAATCCGCAAATTAGTAGATGGCTCGGAGATGTTAGAACTTTGTTTGATAAAGAGTTGGTGAAAATTATTCAGACGGATGCGATGGAAAGATGTGGATTGAAACAATTACTTTTTGAGCCTGAAATATTGGATCAAGTAGAGCCTAACATAAACCTTGCTTCAACAATTATGCTTTTGAAAGAGCAAATTCCACAAAAAAGTAAAGAAAGTGTTAGAAATTTTATAAAAAAAATTGTAGAGGAAATTAATAAATTGTTGGAAAGTGATATTAGAAGAGCAGTTAGAGCAGCACTTAACAAGAAACAACACTCGCCAATTCCATCTGCGTCATCTTTGGATTTTAAAACAACGATACGAAGAGGGATAAAAAATTACAACAGGGAATTAAAAAAAATTGTTCCAGAGCATTATTATTTTTTTGAGAGAGCAAGCGTTAACCCTACAAGTAAATTTACAGTCATTTTGGATATTGACCAAAGTGGATCGATGGGAGAATCTGTAATTTATTCTTCAGTAATGGCGTGTATTTTAGCAAGTATCGCTTCACTGAAAACACGAGTAGTAGCTTTTGATACTGAAATTGTGGATTTGACAGAAAAATCAGATGATCCAGTTGATTTGCTATACGGATTTCAGCTAGGTGGTGGAACAAATATCAATAAATCAATTAAATATTGTACAAAATATATTGAAAATCCGAAAAAAACAATATTTTTTCTAATTTCTGATTTAATTGAAGGTAGGAATCGTGGTGAAATGTTAAGAAGATTACAAGAAATGAAAGATTCGGGAGTAATAGTAGTTTGTCTTTTAGCAATATCTGGAGATGGAAAACCTTATTACGACTCACAAATGTCTGGAAAAATTGCTTCACTTGGAATTCCGTGTTTTGCTTGTAATCCTGAAAAATTGCCGCTTTTACTTGAGAGAGTGTTGAAAAATATGGATTTGAGTTCGTTTGAGAAAGAGTTTGAAAAGAAAAAATGA
- a CDS encoding DUF5682 family protein encodes MKKQNEGKPNIFGVRHFSPAGVHYLKNYLDEIQPKIVLIEGPSDFNDLISEITGKNIVPPIAVMAYTLEAPIQTIVYPFAEFSPEYQAILWAKENGVECRFCDLPSSIFLGVESVKKNLDENPEENLNAYIYRKINEYSEDSDDEVFWERVVEQASDYRAYRSGARDYGKYLRELTLSNTVSDAKNIIRESYMCKVVSDVCKEGYKMDEIAMVVGAFHVEGIESGKLILTEKEIKKLPKLESKKTLMPYSYYKLSSYSNYGAGNKAPGYYEFLWNGLEKGDSLFATYMYLSKIAEYQRENGNMISSAQIIEAVHLATSLANLHDGKIPTLKDIKDAAITCMAHGSYSELVLAMANVEVGKKIGSIPKEAIQTSIQSDFYNLLKELKLEKYRSLTATEIKLDLREKLRVQSEKLAFMDLERSFFFHKLRVLNISFAKLIGNRQENTTWAEEWILQWKPETEIEIVETILKGDTIEFATAFELMQRIEGAKTLSEMAEIVKDAFYCGMPKALEKAFQALQNFITGDVPIDEIAKTMSTLSLMLRYGDIRKLDTKVLIPILEQLFLRVCLILPSESFCDNNAAVELAKSIMIMHTVVENYDFLDRERWYSLLLEISKRDDLNTKISGLAMAILLEAGKIDNEVLGKEVEKRLSKGVPADLGATWFEGLSMKNHYTLIARLGLWKKLQNYISNLDEEEFKRALLFLRRAFADFTSNEKHDIAENIAEIWGLNKNDVSAVINDDLGENEKEIIAGLEEFDFDDI; translated from the coding sequence ATGAAAAAACAAAATGAAGGGAAACCGAATATATTCGGAGTTAGGCATTTTTCACCAGCTGGAGTACATTATTTGAAAAATTATTTAGATGAAATACAGCCAAAAATCGTTTTGATAGAAGGGCCTTCTGATTTCAATGACCTTATTAGCGAAATTACTGGAAAAAATATTGTTCCGCCAATTGCCGTAATGGCTTACACTTTAGAAGCGCCTATCCAGACAATAGTATATCCATTTGCAGAGTTTTCTCCAGAATATCAAGCTATTTTATGGGCAAAGGAAAATGGAGTAGAGTGTAGATTTTGTGATTTGCCATCTTCAATTTTTTTAGGTGTAGAAAGTGTAAAGAAAAATTTAGATGAGAATCCAGAGGAAAATTTGAATGCCTACATTTATAGAAAAATTAATGAATATTCGGAAGATTCAGATGATGAAGTCTTTTGGGAAAGAGTAGTGGAACAGGCTTCTGATTATAGGGCATATCGTAGTGGAGCAAGAGATTATGGGAAATATTTGAGGGAGTTGACTTTATCAAATACGGTGTCTGATGCGAAAAATATTATTAGAGAGTCGTACATGTGTAAAGTCGTTTCTGATGTGTGTAAAGAAGGCTACAAAATGGATGAGATTGCTATGGTTGTTGGGGCTTTTCATGTTGAAGGAATAGAAAGTGGCAAATTGATTTTAACTGAAAAGGAAATTAAAAAATTACCAAAATTAGAATCTAAAAAAACGTTAATGCCTTATTCTTACTATAAACTATCGAGTTATTCAAATTATGGAGCTGGAAATAAGGCACCAGGGTATTATGAATTTTTGTGGAATGGTTTAGAAAAAGGAGACTCACTTTTTGCGACATATATGTATTTAAGTAAAATTGCAGAATATCAAAGGGAAAATGGGAATATGATATCGTCAGCTCAAATTATAGAGGCAGTCCATCTAGCAACTTCATTGGCAAATTTGCACGATGGGAAAATACCGACGTTAAAGGATATAAAAGATGCAGCAATTACTTGTATGGCACACGGAAGCTACTCAGAACTAGTTTTAGCAATGGCGAATGTTGAAGTTGGGAAAAAAATAGGAAGTATTCCAAAGGAAGCTATTCAAACGTCAATACAGTCTGATTTTTATAATTTATTGAAGGAATTGAAACTTGAAAAATATCGTTCATTAACAGCGACAGAAATAAAATTAGATTTGAGGGAAAAATTAAGGGTTCAATCAGAAAAATTAGCATTTATGGACTTGGAACGTTCATTCTTTTTTCATAAATTAAGAGTTTTGAATATTTCGTTTGCAAAACTTATTGGGAATCGCCAAGAAAATACAACTTGGGCAGAAGAATGGATTTTACAATGGAAACCAGAAACAGAAATTGAAATTGTGGAAACAATCTTAAAAGGAGATACAATTGAATTTGCAACAGCTTTTGAATTGATGCAAAGAATAGAAGGTGCAAAAACATTGTCAGAAATGGCAGAAATAGTGAAAGATGCCTTCTATTGCGGAATGCCAAAAGCACTAGAAAAAGCGTTTCAAGCGTTACAAAATTTCATAACAGGTGACGTCCCTATTGATGAAATAGCCAAGACAATGTCGACTTTATCACTGATGCTTCGTTATGGCGATATCAGAAAATTAGACACAAAAGTTCTGATCCCTATTCTTGAGCAACTATTTTTAAGAGTTTGCTTAATATTACCAAGCGAGTCTTTTTGCGACAATAATGCAGCAGTAGAACTAGCTAAAAGTATAATGATAATGCATACTGTAGTTGAAAATTATGATTTTTTAGATAGAGAAAGATGGTATTCACTTCTTTTAGAAATTTCAAAGAGAGACGATTTAAATACAAAAATCTCAGGACTTGCAATGGCTATATTACTGGAAGCTGGAAAAATTGATAATGAAGTACTTGGAAAAGAAGTCGAAAAAAGATTGTCAAAAGGAGTTCCCGCAGATTTAGGGGCAACTTGGTTTGAAGGTCTGTCGATGAAAAATCATTACACCTTAATTGCAAGACTTGGACTTTGGAAAAAACTCCAAAATTATATTTCAAATTTAGATGAGGAAGAATTTAAAAGAGCATTATTATTTTTAAGAAGAGCTTTTGCTGATTTTACTTCAAATGAAAAGCATGATATTGCAGAAAATATTGCAGAAATATGGGGCTTGAATAAAAATGATGTAAGTGCTGTAATAAATGATGATTTGGGAGAAAATGAGAAAGAAATAATTGCAGGATTAGAAGAATTTGATTTTGATGATATTTGA
- a CDS encoding ATP-binding protein: MAKKEELQRLTAEQMFQDEIDALIKAEKNPIPTGWKMSPKSVLTYICGGKAGRKVITPKYIGNKRLVEIAISTLVTDRALLLIGEPGTAKSWLSEHLTAAINGDSTRVIQGTAGTTEEQIRYSWNYAMLIAEGPTKDALIPSPIYKAMEDGAIARVEEISRCASEVQDALISLLSEKRMSVPELNVEIPAKKGFSIIATANTRDKGVNEMSAALKRRFNIVVLPSPNTLEAEIDIVRSRVTQLAGNLDLNAKLPEEEVIEKVCTVFRELRQGVTLDGRQKIKPTANVLSTAEAISLLANSMALAGSFGDGEISDYDLAAGLQGAVVKEDSKDGQIWEEYLENIMKKRGSEWLDLYKECKALNKATK, encoded by the coding sequence ATGGCTAAAAAAGAAGAATTACAAAGATTAACAGCAGAACAGATGTTTCAAGATGAAATTGATGCATTAATTAAGGCAGAAAAAAATCCGATACCTACTGGATGGAAAATGTCACCTAAATCAGTGCTGACATATATTTGTGGAGGTAAAGCTGGAAGAAAAGTGATAACACCTAAATATATTGGGAATAAAAGATTGGTTGAGATTGCAATTTCGACCTTGGTTACGGATAGGGCATTGCTTCTGATTGGGGAGCCGGGAACTGCAAAATCTTGGTTGTCGGAGCATTTGACGGCGGCGATAAATGGAGATTCAACTCGAGTTATTCAAGGGACAGCGGGAACGACTGAAGAGCAAATTAGATATTCTTGGAATTATGCGATGTTGATTGCAGAAGGACCTACAAAAGATGCGTTGATACCAAGTCCGATTTATAAAGCGATGGAAGATGGGGCGATTGCTAGAGTGGAAGAAATTTCTCGTTGTGCGTCAGAAGTGCAAGATGCGTTGATTTCTTTGTTGTCAGAAAAAAGAATGAGTGTGCCTGAATTGAATGTAGAAATTCCAGCTAAAAAAGGGTTCTCTATTATTGCAACTGCGAATACTCGTGATAAGGGAGTTAATGAGATGTCGGCGGCGTTAAAGAGACGTTTTAATATTGTGGTATTGCCAAGTCCAAATACCCTTGAAGCAGAGATAGATATTGTTAGAAGTAGAGTTACGCAACTTGCAGGAAATTTGGATTTGAATGCGAAATTGCCTGAAGAGGAAGTTATTGAAAAAGTTTGTACAGTATTTAGAGAATTGCGTCAAGGTGTTACGTTAGATGGAAGACAAAAGATAAAGCCGACTGCAAATGTGTTATCGACTGCAGAAGCTATTTCACTTTTAGCGAATAGTATGGCGTTGGCTGGAAGTTTTGGGGATGGAGAGATATCAGATTATGACTTGGCGGCAGGATTGCAGGGAGCTGTAGTAAAAGAAGATAGTAAAGATGGGCAAATTTGGGAAGAATATTTGGAAAATATTATGAAAAAACGAGGTTCAGAATGGCTGGATCTTTATAAAGAATGTAAGGCACTTAACAAAGCTACTAAATAA
- a CDS encoding SWIM zinc finger family protein codes for MAPNASAISNAKKLCDKGAFLRLWCSADDTLYMGECKGSGKSNYTVSVDFIDEENPVTRCTCPSRQFPCKHGLALLFEILKEEKFEECEIPEDILAKREKKEKSKAKKANEEKETKKKSPSKTSKAARTKKIKKQLEGLDLIKKISSQLLKVGLSAMGSISITEYRDIVKQLGDYYLPRPQVLFQRLLLEIQAYKEDQDKIHYQTALECLKKLRAIEKKGREFLNEQLEKNDTELTDNTLYEDLGGVWKLTQLNDLGLKRENVRLVQLSFEVNYDEASKIFTDRGYWIDLERGEVSYTANYRPRSAMKYIKQENSNFSLLTVPVLTFYPGGVNKRIRWDAASFDKIESSCCKKIKKHAQNIEQAVKIAKNELKNILANNEVALLLGFEKIMFVKEEDTKKYILVDKNKRMIELKHTKNKVFSENFYELLPNECLENQVMFVKLFYEGRNIYAEAQSIVTDDKIIRFGF; via the coding sequence ATGGCTCCGAATGCTTCGGCGATTTCAAATGCAAAAAAACTTTGCGATAAAGGAGCATTTTTGAGATTATGGTGTTCTGCTGATGATACTTTGTATATGGGTGAATGTAAAGGAAGCGGAAAATCGAATTATACGGTTTCAGTAGATTTTATTGATGAGGAAAATCCTGTTACACGATGCACTTGTCCAAGCAGACAATTTCCTTGTAAGCATGGATTAGCTTTGTTATTTGAGATATTGAAAGAAGAAAAATTTGAGGAGTGTGAAATACCAGAAGATATTTTAGCAAAGAGAGAAAAAAAGGAAAAATCGAAGGCTAAAAAGGCAAACGAGGAAAAGGAAACTAAAAAGAAATCTCCCTCAAAGACATCTAAAGCAGCTAGAACAAAGAAAATTAAAAAGCAACTTGAAGGGCTAGATTTGATAAAGAAAATAAGTTCGCAATTATTGAAAGTTGGACTTTCTGCAATGGGAAGCATTTCGATTACAGAGTATAGAGATATTGTAAAGCAATTGGGAGATTATTATTTGCCAAGACCACAAGTTTTGTTTCAAAGGCTACTTTTGGAAATTCAGGCATATAAAGAGGATCAGGATAAGATACATTATCAGACAGCTTTAGAATGTTTGAAAAAGTTGAGGGCGATTGAGAAAAAAGGAAGAGAGTTTTTGAATGAGCAACTTGAAAAGAATGATACAGAATTGACAGATAATACGTTGTATGAGGATTTAGGAGGCGTATGGAAGTTAACTCAGTTGAATGATTTGGGGCTGAAAAGGGAAAATGTGAGATTGGTGCAGCTTTCGTTTGAAGTAAATTATGATGAGGCTAGTAAGATTTTTACAGATCGTGGGTACTGGATTGACTTGGAAAGAGGGGAAGTGTCATATACTGCTAATTATAGACCTCGTTCGGCAATGAAATATATCAAGCAGGAAAATTCTAACTTTTCGTTATTGACAGTGCCTGTATTGACTTTTTATCCAGGTGGTGTTAATAAGAGAATAAGATGGGATGCGGCTAGTTTTGATAAGATTGAAAGTTCTTGTTGTAAAAAGATAAAAAAGCATGCTCAAAATATAGAACAGGCTGTAAAAATAGCTAAAAATGAGCTTAAAAATATTTTGGCAAATAATGAAGTGGCTTTACTGCTAGGATTTGAAAAAATTATGTTTGTTAAAGAGGAAGATACGAAAAAGTATATTTTAGTTGATAAAAATAAAAGAATGATAGAACTTAAGCATACAAAAAACAAGGTATTTTCAGAGAATTTTTATGAGCTTTTGCCAAATGAATGTTTGGAAAATCAAGTGATGTTCGTAAAATTATTTTATGAAGGTAGAAATATTTATGCTGAAGCACAAAGTATTGTAACTGATGATAAAATTATTCGTTTTGGATTTTAG
- a CDS encoding PTS sugar transporter subunit IIA, whose translation MGLFDLFKKGNKGDETKQEFEGKVVAPISGNILPLSEVPDEVFAQKMVGDGIAIEPTASGVMLAPASGRVEKIFDTNHAFSIVTPAGIEIFVHFGMDTVQLEGKGFERIAEEGAVVKAGDPLIKYDYDFLKANAKSIITPVIISNYEDYASLNPVESGAATAGETVVLNVQK comes from the coding sequence ATGGGATTATTTGATTTATTCAAAAAAGGTAATAAAGGTGATGAAACTAAACAAGAATTTGAAGGGAAAGTAGTAGCACCTATTTCAGGAAACATCTTACCTTTATCAGAAGTACCTGATGAAGTTTTTGCTCAAAAAATGGTAGGAGATGGAATCGCTATTGAACCAACAGCGTCAGGTGTAATGTTAGCACCAGCTTCTGGAAGAGTAGAAAAAATCTTTGATACTAATCACGCTTTTAGTATTGTAACACCTGCTGGAATTGAAATTTTCGTTCACTTTGGAATGGATACAGTTCAATTGGAAGGAAAAGGATTTGAAAGAATCGCTGAAGAAGGAGCAGTAGTAAAAGCAGGAGATCCATTAATCAAATATGATTATGATTTCTTAAAAGCAAATGCAAAATCAATTATCACGCCAGTAATTATTTCAAATTATGAAGATTATGCTTCATTAAATCCAGTTGAATCAGGAGCTGCAACTGCAGGAGAAACAGTTGTATTGAATGTTCAAAAATAG
- a CDS encoding tetratricopeptide repeat protein — protein MNILKKNRMDKLLDEYMKRIQAGDTKAMNEIALIFQNSYQNKEAEKWFLKAIDAGDYEYANNLGYLYATQNNSKKAEKYYIMAIKNGDLNALNNLAVLYEQNGKNEKAEEYYLKAVEKNCEGARNNLLIFYNKTNQTKKEKDIYLHLAWKNDANAMNHLGMILAGEGKFKEAEEWFLKAAALGDKHAKGNLKILKGNM, from the coding sequence GTGAACATATTGAAAAAAAATAGAATGGATAAGTTACTGGATGAGTATATGAAAAGAATACAAGCTGGTGATACAAAGGCAATGAATGAAATAGCACTTATTTTTCAGAACAGTTACCAAAATAAAGAAGCGGAAAAATGGTTTTTAAAGGCAATTGATGCGGGAGATTATGAATATGCCAATAATCTTGGATATTTATATGCTACTCAAAATAATTCTAAAAAAGCGGAAAAATATTATATAATGGCAATTAAAAATGGAGATTTGAATGCCTTAAACAATCTTGCGGTCTTATATGAACAAAATGGAAAAAATGAAAAAGCGGAAGAATATTATCTAAAAGCAGTTGAAAAAAATTGTGAAGGTGCAAGAAATAATTTATTAATATTTTACAACAAAACTAATCAGACTAAAAAGGAAAAGGATATTTATTTACATTTAGCCTGGAAAAATGATGCGAATGCAATGAATCATCTAGGAATGATATTAGCAGGTGAAGGAAAATTCAAAGAAGCTGAAGAATGGTTTTTAAAAGCTGCGGCACTTGGAGATAAGCATGCAAAGGGGAATTTGAAAATTTTAAAGGGAAACATGTAA
- the rph gene encoding ribonuclease PH, translating to MRNNNRKNDEMREVKVTKNYIIHPEGSVLIEFGNTKVICNATVEEKIPRWLRGTGSGWITAEYSMLPRATNTRVQRESTKGKLSGRTMEIQRLIGRALRATIDLEKLGERTIMIDCDVIQADGGTRTASITGAYLALELAIEKLIDERKLKEMPIKAKVAAISVGKVRNELLLDLEYEEDSRADVDMNIVMNDKGEFIELQGTGEEATFTQTELLKFIELSKNAFDKLFKL from the coding sequence GTGAGAAATAATAATAGAAAAAATGACGAAATGAGAGAAGTAAAAGTAACTAAAAATTATATTATTCATCCTGAAGGTTCAGTTCTGATTGAATTTGGAAATACAAAGGTTATCTGTAATGCAACTGTTGAAGAAAAAATACCGAGATGGCTGAGGGGAACCGGATCTGGATGGATAACAGCAGAATACAGTATGTTACCAAGAGCTACAAACACACGTGTTCAAAGAGAATCAACAAAAGGAAAACTTTCTGGAAGAACAATGGAAATCCAAAGGCTAATTGGCAGAGCTTTAAGAGCGACAATAGATTTGGAAAAATTGGGAGAAAGAACGATAATGATTGATTGTGACGTGATTCAGGCTGACGGCGGGACAAGAACTGCCTCAATAACAGGAGCATATCTAGCTTTGGAACTAGCAATAGAAAAATTAATTGATGAGAGAAAGCTGAAAGAAATGCCAATTAAAGCTAAAGTTGCGGCAATAAGTGTTGGAAAGGTGCGAAATGAACTGCTTCTTGATTTAGAATACGAAGAAGATTCAAGAGCAGATGTGGATATGAATATCGTAATGAATGATAAAGGTGAATTTATCGAGCTTCAAGGAACAGGGGAAGAAGCGACTTTTACACAAACAGAACTTTTAAAATTTATTGAATTATCAAAAAATGCCTTTGATAAATTGTTTAAGTTATAA
- the glyA gene encoding serine hydroxymethyltransferase, with the protein MSYVKDVDLEVYNAIVEEEKRQEEGIELIASENFVSKAVMEAAGSVFTNKYAEGYPGKRYYGGCVNADVVESLAIERLKEIFGAKYANVQPHSGSQANMGVYVGLLEAGDKILGMSLSAGGHLTHGYKINFSGKNYIGLEYGLNPETELIDYEAVREIALREKPKMIVAGASAYSRIIDFKKFREIADEIGVYLMVDMAHIAGLVAAGLHPNPIEYADVVTSTTHKTLRGPRGGIILTNNEEISKKVNKTIFPGIQGGPLVHIIAAKAVAFKEALSPEFKKYQEQVAKNAKVMAEELVKGGLRIVSGGTDNHLMLVDLRPMGVTGKLAEAKLEEAGITCNKNAIPNDPEKPFVTSGIRLGTPAITARGFKEEETKQVAQFILTVLGNIDNSEKISEVKEQVTELTGRFPLYKGK; encoded by the coding sequence ATGAGTTATGTAAAAGATGTAGATCTGGAAGTGTACAATGCGATTGTGGAAGAAGAAAAGAGGCAAGAAGAAGGAATCGAGCTTATTGCATCAGAAAATTTTGTTTCAAAGGCGGTAATGGAAGCAGCAGGGTCAGTGTTTACAAATAAATATGCTGAAGGCTATCCAGGGAAAAGATATTATGGTGGTTGTGTAAATGCTGATGTTGTGGAAAGTTTGGCAATTGAGAGATTAAAGGAAATATTTGGAGCAAAATATGCAAATGTTCAGCCGCATTCAGGTTCACAAGCTAATATGGGAGTTTATGTGGGACTTCTTGAAGCTGGAGATAAAATTTTGGGAATGAGCCTTAGTGCAGGTGGACATTTGACACATGGTTATAAAATAAATTTTTCAGGAAAAAATTATATCGGTCTAGAATACGGATTAAATCCTGAAACTGAATTAATCGACTATGAAGCAGTTAGAGAAATTGCTTTAAGAGAAAAGCCTAAAATGATAGTTGCAGGAGCAAGTGCATATTCGAGAATTATTGACTTTAAAAAATTTAGGGAAATTGCTGATGAAATAGGGGTATATTTGATGGTTGATATGGCTCATATTGCAGGACTTGTGGCAGCTGGACTTCATCCAAATCCAATAGAATATGCAGATGTTGTAACTTCTACAACTCATAAGACATTAAGAGGGCCTCGTGGTGGAATAATTTTGACAAATAATGAAGAAATATCTAAAAAAGTGAATAAAACAATATTTCCAGGAATACAAGGCGGACCATTAGTTCATATAATTGCTGCAAAAGCTGTTGCTTTTAAAGAAGCTCTTAGTCCAGAATTTAAAAAATATCAGGAACAAGTAGCTAAAAATGCAAAAGTTATGGCTGAAGAACTTGTAAAAGGTGGACTTAGAATCGTAAGTGGTGGTACTGACAATCATCTAATGCTAGTAGATTTACGTCCAATGGGAGTTACAGGAAAATTGGCTGAAGCAAAACTTGAAGAAGCTGGAATTACTTGTAACAAAAATGCCATTCCAAATGATCCTGAAAAACCATTTGTCACAAGTGGAATAAGACTTGGAACACCTGCAATTACAGCTCGTGGGTTTAAAGAAGAAGAAACTAAACAAGTGGCACAATTTATATTGACTGTATTAGGAAACATAGATAATAGCGAAAAAATTTCCGAAGTAAAAGAGCAAGTTACAGAATTAACAGGAAGATTTCCACTTTATAAAGGAAAATAA
- a CDS encoding MlaA family lipoprotein has protein sequence MTRKNKLLIFGTMLIIATVGQAKAKNLKNENTAVFIEENEKEANDDIFIEFTEEKNEKAPDKNIDVVSYTNLKTNKKNKKDENKYVAFEQDNYGILAANLEELDEDYIVSSQVFELTGIKDSLEPLNRRMYAFNTQLDRKVLYPASRVYSAVVPKPIRKGISNFYNNFNEIPTFVNSVLQLKPGKAVNALGRFFVNSTVGVLGVADVATKFGMKKDPETMGDTLGHYGVRGGSYLILPVFGPSNLRDAFGTAVDTLGEGAVRGLVEDKLFFDTGVFDKNIYGSTRPIVTGLNARSMLSMRYGDLNSPFEYDLIKALYYNYRKIRIIK, from the coding sequence ATGACAAGAAAAAATAAATTATTAATATTTGGAACTATGCTTATTATTGCAACAGTTGGTCAAGCTAAAGCTAAAAACTTGAAAAATGAAAATACAGCGGTATTTATTGAAGAAAATGAAAAAGAAGCAAATGATGATATTTTTATAGAATTTACAGAAGAGAAAAATGAAAAAGCGCCAGATAAAAATATTGACGTGGTTTCATATACAAACTTAAAAACTAATAAAAAAAATAAAAAAGATGAGAATAAATATGTTGCTTTTGAACAGGATAATTATGGGATTTTAGCAGCAAATTTGGAAGAATTAGATGAAGATTACATTGTTTCCAGCCAAGTTTTTGAGCTGACAGGAATAAAAGATTCATTGGAACCTCTTAATAGAAGAATGTATGCTTTTAATACACAACTTGATAGAAAAGTACTTTACCCAGCTTCACGTGTCTATTCAGCAGTTGTCCCAAAACCAATTAGAAAAGGAATTTCAAATTTCTATAATAATTTTAATGAAATACCTACATTTGTAAATTCAGTATTACAATTAAAACCTGGAAAAGCAGTAAATGCACTTGGAAGATTTTTTGTAAATTCAACTGTGGGAGTTCTGGGAGTAGCCGATGTCGCTACAAAATTTGGAATGAAAAAAGATCCTGAAACAATGGGAGATACACTAGGGCATTATGGCGTAAGAGGAGGTTCATATTTAATTTTACCTGTATTTGGTCCAAGTAATTTAAGAGATGCATTTGGAACGGCAGTAGATACTTTAGGAGAAGGAGCAGTGCGAGGTCTAGTTGAAGACAAGTTGTTTTTTGATACAGGAGTTTTTGATAAAAATATTTATGGAAGTACAAGACCGATTGTTACAGGGTTAAATGCCCGTTCTATGTTGAGTATGAGATACGGGGATTTAAATTCGCCTTTTGAGTATGATTTGATAAAAGCACTTTATTATAATTATAGAAAAATAAGAATTATAAAATAA